The genomic stretch CCTGTCATATTTCCGATCGCTTCTTGAGTTTTACCTTCAATATTTTTTGCTACAGCCTGAGCTCTTCCTTTTAGACTCATACTGTCTTTTATATCTTCGGTTTTATTACGAACCTTACTTTCCACTTGTTTGGCTTTACCCATGAATTGATCTTTTGGATCACCTTTCATATTACCGATCGTTTCTTGGGTCTTACCTTCAATATTTTTACTAACTGCCTTTGCTTTACCTTCTCCCCACCACGCTATTTGATTACTTGGAGGGTTCATTGATGACACTCCCAATTTTGAAGCGTAGCTAGTTTCATCGATAGCACCAAAAGCGGTAGCTG from Geminocystis sp. NIES-3709 encodes the following:
- a CDS encoding CsbD family protein, which translates into the protein MILFEQARKLLFITITLFFVISTATAFGAIDETSYASKLGVSSMNPPSNQIAWWGEGKAKAVSKNIEGKTQETIGNMKGDPKDQFMGKAKQVESKVRNKTEDIKDSMSLKGRAQAVAKNIEGKTQEAIGNMTGNTKDQSMGKAKQLESQARNTVEDVKGN